One segment of Panthera leo isolate Ple1 chromosome A3, P.leo_Ple1_pat1.1, whole genome shotgun sequence DNA contains the following:
- the EPB41L1 gene encoding band 4.1-like protein 1 isoform X6 — MCLKNSVLVTMTTETGPDSEVKKAQEETPQQPEAAAAATTPVTPAGHGHPEANSNEKHPPQQDTRPAEQSLDMEEKGYGEADGLSERTTPSRAQKSPQKIAKKYKSAICRVTLLDASEYECEVEKHGRGQVLFDLVCEHLNLLEKDYFGLTFCDADSQKNWLDPSKEIKKQIRSSPWSFAFTVKFYPPDPAQLTEDITRYYLCLQLRADIITGRLPCSFVTHALLGSYAVQAELGDYDAEEHVGNYVSELRFAPNQTRELEERIMELHKTYRGMTPGEAEIHFLENAKKLSMYGVDLHHAKDSEGIDIMLGVCANGLLIYRDRLRINRFAWPKILKISYKRSNFYIKIRPGEYEQFESTIGFKLPNHRSAKRLWKVCIEHHTFFRLVSPEPPPKGFLVMGSKFRYSGRTQAQTRQASALIDRPAPFFERSSSKRYTMSRSLDGAEFSRPASVSENHDAGPDGDKQEEDGESGGRRSEAEEGEVRTPTKIKELKFLDKPEDVLLKHQASINELKRTLKEPNSKLIHRDRDWERERRLPSSPASPSPKGTPEKANEPVKTETMTVSSLAIRKKIEPEAVLQTRVTTVDSTQQVDGTAPGGKESITTAPSITTETISTTMENSLKSGKGAAAMIPGPQTVATEIRSLSPIIGKDVLTSTYGATAETLSTSTTTHVTKTVKGGFSETRIEKRIIITGDEDVDQDQALALAIKEAKLQHPDMLVTKAVVYRETDPSPEERDRKPQES, encoded by the exons GTGTGCTGGTCACCATGACAACAGAGACAGGCCCGGATTCTGAGGTGAAGAAGGCTCAGGAGGAGACCCCACAGCAGCCTGAGGCAGCCGCTGCGGCGACCACCCCTGTGACCCCTGCAGGCCACGGCCACCCCGAGGCCAACTCCAATGAGAAGCACCCGCCCCAGCAGGACACTCGGCCTGCTGAACAG AGCCTAGACATGGAGGAGAAGGGCTATGGGGAGGCTGATGGCCTGTCAGAGAGGACCACGCCCAGCAGAGCCCAGAAATCACCCCAGAAGATTGCCAAGAAGTACAAGAGTGCCATCTGCCGAGTCACCCTGCTTGATGCCTCTGAGTACGAGTGTGAGGTGGAG AAACATGGCCGGGGCCAGGTGCTGTTTGACCTGGTCTGTGAGCACCTCAACCTCCTGGAGAAGGACTACTTTGGCCTGACCTTCTGTGATGCTGATAGCCAGAAG AACTGGCTGGACCCCTCCAAGGAAATCAAAAAGCAGATTCGGA GCAGCCCCTGGAGCTTTGCCTTCACGGTCAAGTTCTACCCCCCTGATCCTGCCCAGCTGACAGAAGACATCACAAG ATACTACCTGTGCCTGCAGCTGCGGGCGGACATCATCACGGGCCGGCTGCCCTGCTCCTTCGTCACACATGCCCTGCTGGGCTCCTACGCTGTGCAGGCTGAGCTGGGTGACTATGATGCTGAGGAGCACGTAGGCAACTATGTCAGTGAGCTCCGTTTTGCCCCCAACCAGACCCGGGAGCTGGAGGAGAGGATCATGGAGCTGCACAAGACATACAG GGGCATGACTCCAGGAGAAGCAGAAATCCACTTCTTAGAGAACGCCAAGAAGCTTTCCATGTATGGAGTAGACCTGCACCATGCCAAG GACTCCGAGGGCATTGACATCATGTTGGGAGTCTGTGCCAATGGCCTGCTTATCTACCGGGACCGGCTGAGAATCAACCGCTTCGCCTGGCCCAAGATTCTCAAGATCTCCTATAAGAGGAGTAACTTCTATATCAAGATCCGGCCTGGGGAG TACGAGCAGTTTGAGAGCACAATTGGCTTTAAACTCCCAAACCACCGGTCAGCCAAGAGGCTGTGGAAGGTCTGCATCGAGCACCACACATTCTTCCG GCTGGTGTCACCTGAGCCCCCACCCAAGGGCTTCCTGGTGATGGGCTCCAAGTTCCGGTATAGTGGGAGGACCCAGGCACAGACCCGCCAGGCCAGCGCCCTCATTGATCGGCCCGCGCCCTTCTTTGAGCGTTCCTCCAGCAAACGGTACACCATGTCCCGCAGCCTTGATGGAG CGGAGTTCTCCCGCCCAGCCTCGGTTAGTGAGAACCATGACGCAGGACCCGATGGTGACAAGCAAGAGGAGGATGGCGAGTCTGGGGGTAGGCGGTCAGAGGCCGAGGAGGGAGAGGTCAGGACTCCCACCAAGATCAAGGAACTAAAG TTCTTAGACAAGCCAGAAGATGTCTTGCTCAAGCACCAGGCCAGCATAAACGAGCTCAAGAGGACCCTGAAGGAACCCAACAGCAAACTGATCCACCGGGATCGAGACTGGGAACGGGAGCGCAGGCTGCCCTCCTcgcccgcctccccctcccccaagggcaCTCCTGAGAAAGCCAATGAG CCTGTGAAAACAGAAACCATGACTGTCAGCAGCCTGGCCATCAGAAAGAAGATTGAGCCAGAGGCTGTACTGCAGACCAGAGTCACCACTGTGGACAGCACCCAG CAGGTTGATGGGACTGCCCCAGGGGGAAAGGAGTCCATAACAACTGCTCCCTCCATCACCACGGAGACCATATCAACCACCATG GAGAACAGTCTCAAGTCCGGGAAGGGGGCAGCTGCCATGATCCCAGGCCCACAGACGGTGGCCACGGAAATCCGTTCTCTTTCTCCG ATCATCGGGAAAGATGTCCTCACCAGCACCTACGGCGCCACCGCGGAAAccctctccacctccaccaccacccatGTTACCAAA ACTGTGAAAGGGGGGTTTTCTGAGACGAGGATCGAGAAGCGAATCATCATCACTGGGGATGAAGATGTTGATCAAGACCAG
- the EPB41L1 gene encoding band 4.1-like protein 1 isoform X3, translating to MCLKNSVLVTMTTETGPDSEVKKAQEETPQQPEAAAAATTPVTPAGHGHPEANSNEKHPPQQDTRPAEQSLDMEEKGYGEADGLSERTTPSRAQKSPQKIAKKYKSAICRVTLLDASEYECEVEKHGRGQVLFDLVCEHLNLLEKDYFGLTFCDADSQKNWLDPSKEIKKQIRSSPWSFAFTVKFYPPDPAQLTEDITRYYLCLQLRADIITGRLPCSFVTHALLGSYAVQAELGDYDAEEHVGNYVSELRFAPNQTRELEERIMELHKTYRGMTPGEAEIHFLENAKKLSMYGVDLHHAKDSEGIDIMLGVCANGLLIYRDRLRINRFAWPKILKISYKRSNFYIKIRPGEYEQFESTIGFKLPNHRSAKRLWKVCIEHHTFFRLVSPEPPPKGFLVMGSKFRYSGRTQAQTRQASALIDRPAPFFERSSSKRYTMSRSLDGAEFSRPASVSENHDAGPDGDKQEEDGESGGRRSEAEEGEVRTPTKIKELKFLDKPEDVLLKHQASINELKRTLKEPNSKLIHRDRDWERERRLPSSPASPSPKGTPEKANERAGLREGSEEKVKPPRPKAPESDTGDEDQDQERDAVFLKDNHLAIERKCSSITVSSTSSLEAEVDFTVIGDYHGSAFEDFSRSLPELDRDKSDSETEGLVFSRDLSKGGPSQEDESGGIEDSPDRGACATPDMPQFEPVKTETMTVSSLAIRKKIEPEAVLQTRVTTVDSTQQVDGTAPGGKESITTAPSITTETISTTMNSLKSGKGAAAMIPGPQTVATEIRSLSPIIGKDVLTSTYGATAETLSTSTTTHVTKTVKGGFSETRIEKRIIITGDEDVDQDQALALAIKEAKLQHPDMLVTKAVVYRETDPSPEERDRKPQES from the exons GTGTGCTGGTCACCATGACAACAGAGACAGGCCCGGATTCTGAGGTGAAGAAGGCTCAGGAGGAGACCCCACAGCAGCCTGAGGCAGCCGCTGCGGCGACCACCCCTGTGACCCCTGCAGGCCACGGCCACCCCGAGGCCAACTCCAATGAGAAGCACCCGCCCCAGCAGGACACTCGGCCTGCTGAACAG AGCCTAGACATGGAGGAGAAGGGCTATGGGGAGGCTGATGGCCTGTCAGAGAGGACCACGCCCAGCAGAGCCCAGAAATCACCCCAGAAGATTGCCAAGAAGTACAAGAGTGCCATCTGCCGAGTCACCCTGCTTGATGCCTCTGAGTACGAGTGTGAGGTGGAG AAACATGGCCGGGGCCAGGTGCTGTTTGACCTGGTCTGTGAGCACCTCAACCTCCTGGAGAAGGACTACTTTGGCCTGACCTTCTGTGATGCTGATAGCCAGAAG AACTGGCTGGACCCCTCCAAGGAAATCAAAAAGCAGATTCGGA GCAGCCCCTGGAGCTTTGCCTTCACGGTCAAGTTCTACCCCCCTGATCCTGCCCAGCTGACAGAAGACATCACAAG ATACTACCTGTGCCTGCAGCTGCGGGCGGACATCATCACGGGCCGGCTGCCCTGCTCCTTCGTCACACATGCCCTGCTGGGCTCCTACGCTGTGCAGGCTGAGCTGGGTGACTATGATGCTGAGGAGCACGTAGGCAACTATGTCAGTGAGCTCCGTTTTGCCCCCAACCAGACCCGGGAGCTGGAGGAGAGGATCATGGAGCTGCACAAGACATACAG GGGCATGACTCCAGGAGAAGCAGAAATCCACTTCTTAGAGAACGCCAAGAAGCTTTCCATGTATGGAGTAGACCTGCACCATGCCAAG GACTCCGAGGGCATTGACATCATGTTGGGAGTCTGTGCCAATGGCCTGCTTATCTACCGGGACCGGCTGAGAATCAACCGCTTCGCCTGGCCCAAGATTCTCAAGATCTCCTATAAGAGGAGTAACTTCTATATCAAGATCCGGCCTGGGGAG TACGAGCAGTTTGAGAGCACAATTGGCTTTAAACTCCCAAACCACCGGTCAGCCAAGAGGCTGTGGAAGGTCTGCATCGAGCACCACACATTCTTCCG GCTGGTGTCACCTGAGCCCCCACCCAAGGGCTTCCTGGTGATGGGCTCCAAGTTCCGGTATAGTGGGAGGACCCAGGCACAGACCCGCCAGGCCAGCGCCCTCATTGATCGGCCCGCGCCCTTCTTTGAGCGTTCCTCCAGCAAACGGTACACCATGTCCCGCAGCCTTGATGGAG CGGAGTTCTCCCGCCCAGCCTCGGTTAGTGAGAACCATGACGCAGGACCCGATGGTGACAAGCAAGAGGAGGATGGCGAGTCTGGGGGTAGGCGGTCAGAGGCCGAGGAGGGAGAGGTCAGGACTCCCACCAAGATCAAGGAACTAAAG TTCTTAGACAAGCCAGAAGATGTCTTGCTCAAGCACCAGGCCAGCATAAACGAGCTCAAGAGGACCCTGAAGGAACCCAACAGCAAACTGATCCACCGGGATCGAGACTGGGAACGGGAGCGCAGGCTGCCCTCCTcgcccgcctccccctcccccaagggcaCTCCTGAGAAAGCCAATGAG AGAGCAGGGCTAAGGGAGGGCTCAGAGGAGAAGGTCAAACCGCCCCGTCCCAAGGCCCCAGAGAGTGACACGGGAGACGAGGACCAGGACCAGGAGAGGGATGCGGTGTTCCTGAAAGACAACCACCTGGCCATTGAGCGTAAGTGCTCCAGCATCACGGTCAGCTCCACATCCAGCCTGGAGGCTGAGGTTGACTTCACGGTCATTGGTGACTACCACGGCAGCGCCTTTGAAGACTTCTCCCGCAGCCTGCCTGAGCTCGACCGAGACAAAAGCGACTCCGAAACTGAGGGCCTGGTGTTCTCCCGGGATCTCAGCAAGGGGGGCCCCAGCCAGGAAGACGAGTCTGGGGGCATCGAGGATAGCCCAGATCGAGGGGCCTGCGCCACCCCAGATATGCCCCAGTTTGAG CCTGTGAAAACAGAAACCATGACTGTCAGCAGCCTGGCCATCAGAAAGAAGATTGAGCCAGAGGCTGTACTGCAGACCAGAGTCACCACTGTGGACAGCACCCAG CAGGTTGATGGGACTGCCCCAGGGGGAAAGGAGTCCATAACAACTGCTCCCTCCATCACCACGGAGACCATATCAACCACCATG AACAGTCTCAAGTCCGGGAAGGGGGCAGCTGCCATGATCCCAGGCCCACAGACGGTGGCCACGGAAATCCGTTCTCTTTCTCCG ATCATCGGGAAAGATGTCCTCACCAGCACCTACGGCGCCACCGCGGAAAccctctccacctccaccaccacccatGTTACCAAA ACTGTGAAAGGGGGGTTTTCTGAGACGAGGATCGAGAAGCGAATCATCATCACTGGGGATGAAGATGTTGATCAAGACCAG
- the EPB41L1 gene encoding band 4.1-like protein 1 isoform X4: MTTETGPDSEVKKAQEETPQQPEAAAAATTPVTPAGHGHPEANSNEKHPPQQDTRPAEQSLDMEEKGYGEADGLSERTTPSRAQKSPQKIAKKYKSAICRVTLLDASEYECEVEKHGRGQVLFDLVCEHLNLLEKDYFGLTFCDADSQKNWLDPSKEIKKQIRSSPWSFAFTVKFYPPDPAQLTEDITRYYLCLQLRADIITGRLPCSFVTHALLGSYAVQAELGDYDAEEHVGNYVSELRFAPNQTRELEERIMELHKTYRGMTPGEAEIHFLENAKKLSMYGVDLHHAKDSEGIDIMLGVCANGLLIYRDRLRINRFAWPKILKISYKRSNFYIKIRPGEYEQFESTIGFKLPNHRSAKRLWKVCIEHHTFFRLVSPEPPPKGFLVMGSKFRYSGRTQAQTRQASALIDRPAPFFERSSSKRYTMSRSLDGAEFSRPASVSENHDAGPDGDKQEEDGESGGRRSEAEEGEVRTPTKIKELKFLDKPEDVLLKHQASINELKRTLKEPNSKLIHRDRDWERERRLPSSPASPSPKGTPEKANERAGLREGSEEKVKPPRPKAPESDTGDEDQDQERDAVFLKDNHLAIERKCSSITVSSTSSLEAEVDFTVIGDYHGSAFEDFSRSLPELDRDKSDSETEGLVFSRDLSKGGPSQEDESGGIEDSPDRGACATPDMPQFEPVKTETMTVSSLAIRKKIEPEAVLQTRVTTVDSTQQVDGTAPGGKESITTAPSITTETISTTMENSLKSGKGAAAMIPGPQTVATEIRSLSPIIGKDVLTSTYGATAETLSTSTTTHVTKTVKGGFSETRIEKRIIITGDEDVDQDQALALAIKEAKLQHPDMLVTKAVVYRETDPSPEERDRKPQES; encoded by the exons ATGACAACAGAGACAGGCCCGGATTCTGAGGTGAAGAAGGCTCAGGAGGAGACCCCACAGCAGCCTGAGGCAGCCGCTGCGGCGACCACCCCTGTGACCCCTGCAGGCCACGGCCACCCCGAGGCCAACTCCAATGAGAAGCACCCGCCCCAGCAGGACACTCGGCCTGCTGAACAG AGCCTAGACATGGAGGAGAAGGGCTATGGGGAGGCTGATGGCCTGTCAGAGAGGACCACGCCCAGCAGAGCCCAGAAATCACCCCAGAAGATTGCCAAGAAGTACAAGAGTGCCATCTGCCGAGTCACCCTGCTTGATGCCTCTGAGTACGAGTGTGAGGTGGAG AAACATGGCCGGGGCCAGGTGCTGTTTGACCTGGTCTGTGAGCACCTCAACCTCCTGGAGAAGGACTACTTTGGCCTGACCTTCTGTGATGCTGATAGCCAGAAG AACTGGCTGGACCCCTCCAAGGAAATCAAAAAGCAGATTCGGA GCAGCCCCTGGAGCTTTGCCTTCACGGTCAAGTTCTACCCCCCTGATCCTGCCCAGCTGACAGAAGACATCACAAG ATACTACCTGTGCCTGCAGCTGCGGGCGGACATCATCACGGGCCGGCTGCCCTGCTCCTTCGTCACACATGCCCTGCTGGGCTCCTACGCTGTGCAGGCTGAGCTGGGTGACTATGATGCTGAGGAGCACGTAGGCAACTATGTCAGTGAGCTCCGTTTTGCCCCCAACCAGACCCGGGAGCTGGAGGAGAGGATCATGGAGCTGCACAAGACATACAG GGGCATGACTCCAGGAGAAGCAGAAATCCACTTCTTAGAGAACGCCAAGAAGCTTTCCATGTATGGAGTAGACCTGCACCATGCCAAG GACTCCGAGGGCATTGACATCATGTTGGGAGTCTGTGCCAATGGCCTGCTTATCTACCGGGACCGGCTGAGAATCAACCGCTTCGCCTGGCCCAAGATTCTCAAGATCTCCTATAAGAGGAGTAACTTCTATATCAAGATCCGGCCTGGGGAG TACGAGCAGTTTGAGAGCACAATTGGCTTTAAACTCCCAAACCACCGGTCAGCCAAGAGGCTGTGGAAGGTCTGCATCGAGCACCACACATTCTTCCG GCTGGTGTCACCTGAGCCCCCACCCAAGGGCTTCCTGGTGATGGGCTCCAAGTTCCGGTATAGTGGGAGGACCCAGGCACAGACCCGCCAGGCCAGCGCCCTCATTGATCGGCCCGCGCCCTTCTTTGAGCGTTCCTCCAGCAAACGGTACACCATGTCCCGCAGCCTTGATGGAG CGGAGTTCTCCCGCCCAGCCTCGGTTAGTGAGAACCATGACGCAGGACCCGATGGTGACAAGCAAGAGGAGGATGGCGAGTCTGGGGGTAGGCGGTCAGAGGCCGAGGAGGGAGAGGTCAGGACTCCCACCAAGATCAAGGAACTAAAG TTCTTAGACAAGCCAGAAGATGTCTTGCTCAAGCACCAGGCCAGCATAAACGAGCTCAAGAGGACCCTGAAGGAACCCAACAGCAAACTGATCCACCGGGATCGAGACTGGGAACGGGAGCGCAGGCTGCCCTCCTcgcccgcctccccctcccccaagggcaCTCCTGAGAAAGCCAATGAG AGAGCAGGGCTAAGGGAGGGCTCAGAGGAGAAGGTCAAACCGCCCCGTCCCAAGGCCCCAGAGAGTGACACGGGAGACGAGGACCAGGACCAGGAGAGGGATGCGGTGTTCCTGAAAGACAACCACCTGGCCATTGAGCGTAAGTGCTCCAGCATCACGGTCAGCTCCACATCCAGCCTGGAGGCTGAGGTTGACTTCACGGTCATTGGTGACTACCACGGCAGCGCCTTTGAAGACTTCTCCCGCAGCCTGCCTGAGCTCGACCGAGACAAAAGCGACTCCGAAACTGAGGGCCTGGTGTTCTCCCGGGATCTCAGCAAGGGGGGCCCCAGCCAGGAAGACGAGTCTGGGGGCATCGAGGATAGCCCAGATCGAGGGGCCTGCGCCACCCCAGATATGCCCCAGTTTGAG CCTGTGAAAACAGAAACCATGACTGTCAGCAGCCTGGCCATCAGAAAGAAGATTGAGCCAGAGGCTGTACTGCAGACCAGAGTCACCACTGTGGACAGCACCCAG CAGGTTGATGGGACTGCCCCAGGGGGAAAGGAGTCCATAACAACTGCTCCCTCCATCACCACGGAGACCATATCAACCACCATG GAGAACAGTCTCAAGTCCGGGAAGGGGGCAGCTGCCATGATCCCAGGCCCACAGACGGTGGCCACGGAAATCCGTTCTCTTTCTCCG ATCATCGGGAAAGATGTCCTCACCAGCACCTACGGCGCCACCGCGGAAAccctctccacctccaccaccacccatGTTACCAAA ACTGTGAAAGGGGGGTTTTCTGAGACGAGGATCGAGAAGCGAATCATCATCACTGGGGATGAAGATGTTGATCAAGACCAG
- the EPB41L1 gene encoding band 4.1-like protein 1 isoform X1, which produces MCLKNSVLVTMTTETGPDSEVKKAQEETPQQPEAAAAATTPVTPAGHGHPEANSNEKHPPQQDTRPAEQSLDMEEKGYGEADGLSERTTPSRAQKSPQKIAKKYKSAICRVTLLDASEYECEVEKHGRGQVLFDLVCEHLNLLEKDYFGLTFCDADSQKNWLDPSKEIKKQIRSSPWSFAFTVKFYPPDPAQLTEDITRYYLCLQLRADIITGRLPCSFVTHALLGSYAVQAELGDYDAEEHVGNYVSELRFAPNQTRELEERIMELHKTYRGMTPGEAEIHFLENAKKLSMYGVDLHHAKDSEGIDIMLGVCANGLLIYRDRLRINRFAWPKILKISYKRSNFYIKIRPGEYEQFESTIGFKLPNHRSAKRLWKVCIEHHTFFRLVSPEPPPKGFLVMGSKFRYSGRTQAQTRQASALIDRPAPFFERSSSKRYTMSRSLDGAEFSRPASVSENHDAGPDGDKQEEDGESGGRRSEAEEGEVRTPTKIKELKFLDKPEDVLLKHQASINELKRTLKEPNSKLIHRDRDWERERRLPSSPASPSPKGTPEKANERAGLREGSEEKVKPPRPKAPESDTGDEDQDQERDAVFLKDNHLAIERKCSSITVSSTSSLEAEVDFTVIGDYHGSAFEDFSRSLPELDRDKSDSETEGLVFSRDLSKGGPSQEDESGGIEDSPDRGACATPDMPQFEPVKTETMTVSSLAIRKKIEPEAVLQTRVTTVDSTQQVDGTAPGGKESITTAPSITTETISTTMENSLKSGKGAAAMIPGPQTVATEIRSLSPIIGKDVLTSTYGATAETLSTSTTTHVTKTVKGGFSETRIEKRIIITGDEDVDQDQALALAIKEAKLQHPDMLVTKAVVYRETDPSPEERDRKPQES; this is translated from the exons GTGTGCTGGTCACCATGACAACAGAGACAGGCCCGGATTCTGAGGTGAAGAAGGCTCAGGAGGAGACCCCACAGCAGCCTGAGGCAGCCGCTGCGGCGACCACCCCTGTGACCCCTGCAGGCCACGGCCACCCCGAGGCCAACTCCAATGAGAAGCACCCGCCCCAGCAGGACACTCGGCCTGCTGAACAG AGCCTAGACATGGAGGAGAAGGGCTATGGGGAGGCTGATGGCCTGTCAGAGAGGACCACGCCCAGCAGAGCCCAGAAATCACCCCAGAAGATTGCCAAGAAGTACAAGAGTGCCATCTGCCGAGTCACCCTGCTTGATGCCTCTGAGTACGAGTGTGAGGTGGAG AAACATGGCCGGGGCCAGGTGCTGTTTGACCTGGTCTGTGAGCACCTCAACCTCCTGGAGAAGGACTACTTTGGCCTGACCTTCTGTGATGCTGATAGCCAGAAG AACTGGCTGGACCCCTCCAAGGAAATCAAAAAGCAGATTCGGA GCAGCCCCTGGAGCTTTGCCTTCACGGTCAAGTTCTACCCCCCTGATCCTGCCCAGCTGACAGAAGACATCACAAG ATACTACCTGTGCCTGCAGCTGCGGGCGGACATCATCACGGGCCGGCTGCCCTGCTCCTTCGTCACACATGCCCTGCTGGGCTCCTACGCTGTGCAGGCTGAGCTGGGTGACTATGATGCTGAGGAGCACGTAGGCAACTATGTCAGTGAGCTCCGTTTTGCCCCCAACCAGACCCGGGAGCTGGAGGAGAGGATCATGGAGCTGCACAAGACATACAG GGGCATGACTCCAGGAGAAGCAGAAATCCACTTCTTAGAGAACGCCAAGAAGCTTTCCATGTATGGAGTAGACCTGCACCATGCCAAG GACTCCGAGGGCATTGACATCATGTTGGGAGTCTGTGCCAATGGCCTGCTTATCTACCGGGACCGGCTGAGAATCAACCGCTTCGCCTGGCCCAAGATTCTCAAGATCTCCTATAAGAGGAGTAACTTCTATATCAAGATCCGGCCTGGGGAG TACGAGCAGTTTGAGAGCACAATTGGCTTTAAACTCCCAAACCACCGGTCAGCCAAGAGGCTGTGGAAGGTCTGCATCGAGCACCACACATTCTTCCG GCTGGTGTCACCTGAGCCCCCACCCAAGGGCTTCCTGGTGATGGGCTCCAAGTTCCGGTATAGTGGGAGGACCCAGGCACAGACCCGCCAGGCCAGCGCCCTCATTGATCGGCCCGCGCCCTTCTTTGAGCGTTCCTCCAGCAAACGGTACACCATGTCCCGCAGCCTTGATGGAG CGGAGTTCTCCCGCCCAGCCTCGGTTAGTGAGAACCATGACGCAGGACCCGATGGTGACAAGCAAGAGGAGGATGGCGAGTCTGGGGGTAGGCGGTCAGAGGCCGAGGAGGGAGAGGTCAGGACTCCCACCAAGATCAAGGAACTAAAG TTCTTAGACAAGCCAGAAGATGTCTTGCTCAAGCACCAGGCCAGCATAAACGAGCTCAAGAGGACCCTGAAGGAACCCAACAGCAAACTGATCCACCGGGATCGAGACTGGGAACGGGAGCGCAGGCTGCCCTCCTcgcccgcctccccctcccccaagggcaCTCCTGAGAAAGCCAATGAG AGAGCAGGGCTAAGGGAGGGCTCAGAGGAGAAGGTCAAACCGCCCCGTCCCAAGGCCCCAGAGAGTGACACGGGAGACGAGGACCAGGACCAGGAGAGGGATGCGGTGTTCCTGAAAGACAACCACCTGGCCATTGAGCGTAAGTGCTCCAGCATCACGGTCAGCTCCACATCCAGCCTGGAGGCTGAGGTTGACTTCACGGTCATTGGTGACTACCACGGCAGCGCCTTTGAAGACTTCTCCCGCAGCCTGCCTGAGCTCGACCGAGACAAAAGCGACTCCGAAACTGAGGGCCTGGTGTTCTCCCGGGATCTCAGCAAGGGGGGCCCCAGCCAGGAAGACGAGTCTGGGGGCATCGAGGATAGCCCAGATCGAGGGGCCTGCGCCACCCCAGATATGCCCCAGTTTGAG CCTGTGAAAACAGAAACCATGACTGTCAGCAGCCTGGCCATCAGAAAGAAGATTGAGCCAGAGGCTGTACTGCAGACCAGAGTCACCACTGTGGACAGCACCCAG CAGGTTGATGGGACTGCCCCAGGGGGAAAGGAGTCCATAACAACTGCTCCCTCCATCACCACGGAGACCATATCAACCACCATG GAGAACAGTCTCAAGTCCGGGAAGGGGGCAGCTGCCATGATCCCAGGCCCACAGACGGTGGCCACGGAAATCCGTTCTCTTTCTCCG ATCATCGGGAAAGATGTCCTCACCAGCACCTACGGCGCCACCGCGGAAAccctctccacctccaccaccacccatGTTACCAAA ACTGTGAAAGGGGGGTTTTCTGAGACGAGGATCGAGAAGCGAATCATCATCACTGGGGATGAAGATGTTGATCAAGACCAG